TTCATTCAAAGCGTAAGAGGCTACTATTTTCTGAATTCCCATTTAATGAGTTTTACTTCTTACTTCGAATCGATGTGTCAAATATACATGTGTTGCATTAAATTTAGGTGAAGTAAAATGagttgaattaataaatatacGGAATGATAAGTTGTTAAAATGTTCAATTAGGCTAAGATGAGATTTCCTTAATTAGTGATAAGTAAGAAATTTTATGTTCCTTAAAGGATTCTATACTTTTATTGCTTCAAGTATTTGATAGAGTTTTAAGATAACTTCTTTTTCCAAATATACTTTATTTTTCGAgtgtcaattaatttttttattttagatgaATTCGATCATGATACATCAATTAAGTAGTCCTATAAATTATAGCCCTCATATATAGTCAGAAATTttgactttaaattttgaaatataaaattatttttatcaaaaacccttttattttctattataaaattatttaacataaatttaaattaatcgaacGTGTAAAAAGCTATATTCTAACTAAGGGGTGATTTTAGTTGAGATTCAATGACTTTTTTATCACAAGCTCAAAGAGGGAAATCGCACGTGGAATAGCACATAACTTTGTCATGACCTTTTAGGCTTATAGATATTGGATGTAATAATAAAGAGAGCCTTTTAGGCTTATAGATATTGGATGTAATAATAAAGAGAATATTTAATTCCTTCTTGATTtgacaaaatataatattttaaatatccAACTTGCATTGTGATAAACAATGAAGTCctttttatttggaaaaaaaagagagtataaAAGTccattaatttgttattttttccttcaatcGTATTTCAATTATTGACAGTCTTAAAAACACTACCATCGATCACCCTTGATCTGTCAAATAACATAGTAAGTGGTCTCAATGACACTAATAAACAACCGAGAGAAGTATTGGAATCACCCCTAAACTTGGCGAGAATTTAGGAATGTATTCCATTCATGTTACAAGATCGATAGTATATTTAGGTCCAGTttgtcaaataaattaatatttttaatactatCAATAGTTCagaaataaaactaataattcgtGCTTAGTTTAGAAGTGTTCTcgatattattttctttttttcctttcaccAACTTAGTGAACATTCAAGATTAAAATAAGAAGGAAAATTTGCAAGCCAAAAAATAAAGCCGCCATGGAGGCAACTTAAAGTAAATTTTCCAACTGAAATTCACGTTTCTCAGACTTTTTAAGTAAGCCATGTCGGCTCACTCTTAGTAATGCCGTAAAAAAACAGAAGCATAccttaaaatttttaataatcaaaaatatttgtttccgTATACTAAagtcaaaatcatttatttaagtatatatagagagagaataGATATTAAATCTTTTTAATTTACCTTCTTAACGtgtatttgtttatattttaaatctttttagtAAAAATTCTGATTTCGTCACAATGACAGgagaattgaaaattttatattgctAGTGGCAATATTGTCACGATTCATAATCTTTTAAATTCAATTCTTTATCGCGTTGATTTGgaaaaataataactactaTAAAAAAGTCGTCATTTTGAAGTGATGACCTTTCTCTAGATCTGCTTGGTAGTAGGTAAGATTCGAATAATTCGAGCttagaatattttaatatttttattgaaatgtGTGCTAACTTTGAGGTGTAAAAATTACTAGCATTTAAAGCGTCccttaattattttacttaaaaTATCCCTCCATTTATTTTACTTTCCCAAATTTAACTTGTTAAACTCATTAAAAAACAAATgtgaataacaaaaaattactttgctattttatttttaatttaataggcGGATTCATTACTTGTAAATCTATAACAATCCAATAAATTGGATTGTAATATGTTACTAttccatctaaaaatttaagttaTCAAAAAGACGTACATATTTAtcaattcattatttaaaatatatcttcacatgtacaatatttttttttttgagtcaaaTATATACATACCATATACATCTATACTATAATctttgtataaattataggaaccacatattataagtattaaataacattctatcccttctagttttctatttaccaaaaatcccttaaaagtgatgtttgcgggatacatagcgttgtgcacgggatacatagcgtttgatacattccacatagcgggatacatagcgttgtgcacgggatacatagcgtttgatacattccacatagcgggatacatagctttgtgcacgggatacatgcgggatacataggcaattaagggatttttgaaatttttgaaataagtagggataaatggatattaaggtaagtaaaggagtgtagttaagtaatttgtctataatcttttacaaatgttatGGGTACAAAACCACTGGGCTTAGATCACATAACGGCCCAAATGGTAGTTTAACATATTTTGTTACACATGGACCCAACTATTGGACTGCCCAAGCTGGATTTTTCCACTCGATGAgtcacaaaaataattatttaactaCCGGACTTGTCCTTTAAATAGAGTAGTCTTTAATTTCTGCCCATCatataaaatgatatttaatttcCATCCATAGAAATCGAACTTATATCTTATGAAAGGATATTATGATGCGAAAATATGAACTTATAACTCACGAAAAAGTGAAAAGACCAAAGTGCAAAACGACCCTTCAAAAATGGAATCTCTCCATATGTTACTTGAAAGATATCATATATAATTTCACTAAAGTTGGAAGGATAATATCTAAAAGTCTTTCCCATCTTTTGCTCGACTCTTCATAAATACCATAAGGTGCATCTCGATTCCTTCATATTAGTGCACCTTAAACACGAATAAGATATCATATTTTGGAGAGTCGAGCAACATAGTCTGCAAAACAAATGATaggaaaaaagaagataaaaagaatCAATGTGGTAATTccagcaaaaataaaaataaaaattcaatctaCACCTCAATAGTTGTTTGATTAAGTGCCTTATATCTCCATTTCTCTTTCTCTACAAAATCAGCATCCAAAAATCTAGCTATAAAACTCCATAACTTATACAAATCTTCAAAATTTGTCATCATCCCAATTGAAACACTAATAACTGATacaccaaaactcaatttctccttcttcttcttcttcttcttcttattattattataattatcaccATCACAACTCTCCAAGATTGTGTTTTTTTCATCATCATACATTTTTGAAAACCATATATGCTTCAAAAATGCACAAGAAAGTGATATGTTGTGTCGATCCGCGAGCTTTTGAACTAGTGTTGGATCAATCTTTTGGCCTTTCCAATCAAACACATTGAATGCCACAGCTGGTCCTCTATTGAAATGTATCTTTGATCCATAGATTTTCACTAAAGGATGATGAATATCTTCAGTATGAGGATGTTGAAGACGCGTTAACGCGTTTATTAGCCAGTTTATAAGGTACCTTGCTCTGTTACTTGTTAGTATTAGGCCGAGTTTATCAGCATGATCTAATCCTCTGCATTCCAAGCTCGTAGTTGTCGTTGAAAGAGTCTTCTCGTTGGATTTGTTACCCCAATTCAGTATTTCGAATAATGTCTTTGGTTCTTGATCAGACATTTCTTCGAATTCTGAAACAGAGTTTTCTTGATTGTATTctgatgaaattgaagaagaggaGTCGTTTTTGTGTTCAAATGATTTCGCGTCAACTGGAACAAGACGAATAATTCCCAAGCTAGTGGATGATTTGTTCAACTGTGATATTGTTGAGTTTTTCACGAACAAACCACAAAAACCAGAAGGATTTTCACCAAACACTTTGTAGAAATTGCAAATGAGAAAATCAGGTTGAAAAATCGACAAGCCTAATGTTTCCATGTCTTTGGGACCTAAAGCAGATGCTTCAAACACGACATGCCATCCGTTTTCTTGTGCAATATTCATCCATTGATACGAATATCTTGTTCCCGTTACTTTAGACTGAAGAGGGAAAACAAATAACCCCTGTTTCTTCTTGACACTAAGCGTTTTTCGCAGTTTTCTTGAATTGATTCTCAAATTAGGCCATGAGAACTCTGCTGATACCACTTTAGCCCCTTTTTTCTTAGCGTTATCGATCATCCCTTCCACTGCTTCATTTTCGTGATCGTAAACAGTAAGGAGGTTAGGATTAGACTCAAAGGGATAAGAGTCAGCCAAGAGCTTAAATGCAGAAGATTGGTTAGCTGTAAAGACCATTGAGTAGTCATGGTTAGAGAGATTCATGTATTTCATAATCCTTTTCCTCATTTTACGTTCTATATCCGATTCTTGCCCTCCGTAGAGCAATTGAGTAGTTAAACTCACTGACTTATACGAAATGTTAAAGAAAGGCTCGTTGTGAgtaggaggaggaggaggtggaGCGGATGATGAAGAGGCGATTGAATTGTGAATTGGATGAGATTTGATCATGTTCTGTTGTTGGTAGTAAGAAAAAAGGCCATTTCCAAtgtaatcaaaacaaacatgTTTCGAAAGAGTGAGGTGATAATATTCGTTAGCTCGAATTTCATCAGCAAGATTAGTCTGACTGTAATGTGGATACACTTCTTGTAAGTTGGAAAATAGTTCTGCACAAGAAGGCAAACACTCATGGTTAGTGAATTGGGAATTTGGCTGGATGGATGAAGCTACTGCATCGATGAATTCGCGATGACAAGTGATGATTATGCCGATTTTAGAGGAGGGATTTTTTTCTCCATGGGAATTCTGGCAGCAAAGACAGTTGAAACAAGGTGATTGCATTCTTGATTTAGGattcttttggtctttttcttggCCTTTTTGGTTTGTTGCAGCCTGCAGGAAGTTATGTGTAAACTAAATTGAGTTACTATTTAGACAAGTCTagagggaaaaaaaattgatctgtCCTTCCCAACTTAGGTGTCTTAAGTTGTTAAATATGGTATCAGGGCTAGGCTCATCTCAATTTGTCGTTCACCGATGTTGGATCCCCATTATGAGTGTTCACACTCCAGTTGAGGTCTAGTCGTGCGGGGAGTGTTAAGAAGTTCCACAATGGTAAGGGATGAGAagttggtctccttatatggacttggacaaactTTTTTTACATGAACGAGCTTTTGGGTTGAGTTAGGTCGTGGTGTCATATCTTAACATTAATTGGATAggacacgaaatttaagaaataaatatatatttttgaatctCGTGATCTTAAATCAAAGATGTGTGTAGTCCTTTTTGGAATgaccaaaaagaaagaaacacttttttttggaacgattaaaaaaattgtaagacAGTTAAATTGGAACGAAAGGAGTAATATGATTTGATCATTTCTATCTCAACTTACAATGACCTAACATGTGTTTCTCATAGGTCATTTAGTTCTatgttgaaatttaattattagacTTGGTCAATCTGTGAATAGTCACTACATAAAATCATTACTTTTCTGATTAAATACTTGAAAGGGTCTTTAGTCTTGCCGATTAATACTAATCTTGACAGCTTAAATGCctcaaaatttccatcaaaaTAATCTTATAAGATTATATTAGCATCCAACAAAATGTGTGACCAACAGAGGTAGAGCcagaatttttagtttatgaCATATGAACATAAGATTCTACCAAAATTCATTTGATTTATGGATTTGACGCAATTATTTATACTTATTTAGTGAATTTCtcgatacatatacatatatgtattaaaTAAATCAGTAACGTGTACTCTAGGTCCGCCCCTGGTGTGGAAGTAGCTTGGAAAATTTTGGTGGAAATGTCGATTAGTATATGCAAAAAGAGCAAAAAAACAAGGATTTATGCTTTTTATAGTGGCCAGCACTATCAATCTATTTTCCATAGAAATTTCACTAGaatgtttttttctaaaaaaaataaaaaaattcttggaCTTGTTGTTTAACGTGGTCACTTTTCATTCCAAAATTCTATGTTGTCTAGTTGCTTTCAATCACCATAGTACATTTATATCCCCACCAATAATGCTAGTTATTacattttctaagaaaatatcattatttttttggtcAAGTTAGTTTTATAGAAGTTTCTTGAGATAGTGGTTCAAAATAAATGTGATCTAGTTATGTATATacgtttatttatttaattttaatcgTATACATTGTTTAAACGAAGATTAAGTTTAATCTACAGAATTTGTTTTAAATCGTTTATGGTACTGAATTAAGATGCTATACAAAATATGTAAGTGGCAATTGACTATGcctcaattcaaattaattagggTTGAAAAAACtatccaataatattattaaaattaaaaagtgagATAAACATATAGCTGTATTTTCATTCTTGCCGTTTGGGCGGTtgatactatataatataatgccAAGTTTCCTATGTACAAGAGTTACACTCTATAGACTTGATCAATACAAGAAATATTTTGTACACACAGCTAAGTGTGAGTTGTATGATCCAActagtattttaaaaaatataacactaatCAAGAAATTTATAATCGAGTTTTTTGACCAACAATAAAGTTATATAATCGAATCGCAGAATCAACTAGTGATGCTTGTGTTGCCTATATCACACTTCACCCCTGATGTATGATCCTTCTTCAAACTATATGTATACGCGAGATGTTTTCTGCACCAAAACCTTTACACAATTTTAGTTTTATCTTTGGGTACCTTGTGAAGAAGGAAATTGCTAGTTTTAATTTAGTATACCATAAATTTGAGTAGACTAAGTCAACTAGCAGGTTGTACAAGGCAAATATTGCATAACATATCAATAGGGTCATGTAAAGCTATCAATCTCTTTCAAGTCTAGCATGCATATGGTCAAAAAGTAGTTAAATCCTATTTGGTGTGTAGTGAGGTTGAAGTAGACAGTGCTAATGAAAAATCTAGTAATTAAATCGATTGGTAAATTATTCAAACAGAAATATGTAAATGAGAATAATTTGAAAGGTAAAATATATGGTaaatgttaaaattttaaaaaaaattataagcgaaaaatcaaaaaataaatatgttgaGAGTGGGATTTGAACCCACGCCCTTTCGGACCAGAACCTTAATCTGGCGCCTTAGACCAACTCGGCCATCTCAACATTTATTAGTACATATACCACGTATGTATATATTGTCAACATACATAAATCTCATTAGATAAAAAACCTATTACTTAAATACACTATGTAATTAGGTTAGTCACACAAACATGTCCAAGAATTATCAAATATTTGTAGGTTGTTAAACAATTTCAAGCTAGCAATTAAAACCCTTCAAAGCTCCAAAAACTAACAAATACTTTTAATGTTCgtttctaattaattattttgaccTCGTACTTCagattaaattatataatttgaaatgaataaaGTAATAGAGTAAAACGTATTTACATTATTCTCATGTATATAAATTACCAAATGATATATATGAATAGAAGTAAACTCATGAAAAGATCCTAtttatgctaattaattaatcaaacgATAAACCATaccaacaataaataaataaatcacccAACATAAAGATCGTCGATTGAGCCACCCTTTATTATGCCAATTGGAATGCATTTTcataattcttcttcttctcatcaTATAAACATAATTAAGCAGAAGCAATCATAGGGCTACTCTCCTTTGGCagattatatttataatcaTATATCTGCCAAATGGAGAACTGCCCTACAACTGCTTCACTTAATAAGTATaccaacaataatatattcagtacAATCTTATAAATGAGAAATGTACACATGTTATACTTCTACCTCATAGAGATAGTCAGACAGAGATTATTTCCGATCGAATTTGAATGTTTTATTTGAACCACCTCATGGAAATGATGAGACAAATTTATAGGGATATACAACACTTAGTGGCTGCACTAATGAAATTGGATATGCCATTGAATTATGCCACAATAATGAAGGATATTTTCTTATGATGCCTCCTACTTTTGAGTCCATGTCATGCAAATTATCTAGAGATGATCATGATCTTTCTCTTTATAAATCTCCAATGTTAATTTAGATTCCAGGTACCATGATCTTATACTATTAATATtgacaatataatataattaaatagtaaTAGAAAATGTAtattcactctttaaaattttaaatgagatGATCATATACTTCAATACTTGAAATATTTCTCTCTGAACAAATTTAATTATACAAAACACTATTTTTATATCATCTGGCCACCTTATTAATTTACCGGTTGTAAGaggtattaatttattttatttttcaagatcACAAATCTCACAtttaataatatgtatataacttaaattatttaCGGAATATATAAAGAGGGATAGCATTCCCTTTAACAGAGCAGAGATGCTTTAATTAGGAGTAGGTGGCAAACAATCTTTTGCTCTTTTGAGGAATATCCTTTGTAATATACTTTCTCCACACTCAAATATATCTATATTTCCTATTCTTGATCGTACACTAAAATACTTGTagctaatataattttttataatctaTCGCTAATAACATTATTGAtgaatttttatgatttaattagAGAGTTGTTCATCGATAATTAATTCTTGTTTATTTAGTAGTAAAAATGTGATCTTTCAATAGAGTCCATCAGAAATTGGCTAGTCAGAAATATCTTTTCAGACGgtatttcaacaaaaatgttCATTGAAAATTTATGTAAAGGCGAATTTAagattttgaataaattattacGTCGatatgaaagatttgagttgaaagaatgaaaataatagCTCAGAATTCATTCTATATTCTCCAGATCAATAATTAAACACAAAACATATTATTACTGAAATTATTGGGATTATTATTACAGAGAATGAAGTCAATTTAGATCAGTGGTATTATATATTCTTGATTAATCCACTCTCACTCATAAACAAAAggaaacaaaagaagaagaaacgaatttatgatcaattaattaatgatttgactCCTCTTTAGCAAGCCTCTCATTCACTATCCTTACTCCCATATACCTGcacattttccaaataaataaataaataatttagtaatcATCACATCTTAATTTCAACAACTTATAGGACTTTGGTATAtagtttagttatttttttattcctcCGTCTCTATTAATCTGGTGGTATTAGATTGAactcaaaaattttaaaagaaagattTTCTTTTTCCGACCAACAAattatgatataaaatttatatagtcATAAATCGTCTCAATAAGTATAAAATGAGATGTTAAAAATTAACTtgttaataaatataaaaaatatatcattctttttctgcaaaaagaagaagaagacagtCTGGTGCACGAAATATTCCGTGTTCATGCAGAATTCAGGGAAGATCCACACCTCAATTAAGTCGTATAATATATAGAATCAACCTTGATGCAAGCATCAATGATTGATTCCACGACTCGAACTAGTGACCTACAGATCACGTGGAAACAACTTTATTGTTGCTCCAAGTTTCCTTTTCAAATGTGTCATACTCTTTCTAACTGACTAAAAAAAGTGGCTCAAACCGGTGACCTATAGATCACAACGGAGATAACTTCACTATTAACTCCACGGTTCCCTTTCAAAGACGTCACACtcttttaaacagactaaaacgAAAAAAAGAGTCATATAAATTAGAACAGAAGGAGTATAAATTAGTAAATACTAACCTTCCAAGCATCATGACAGTGGCTTGAGGATTAGTACCAGGAGAATAATTAAAAGTTGAACCATCAATAACCCTCAAATTATCAACACCAATAACCTTATAATCTTGATCAATCACATTACCAACTTGACACCCTCCATGATAATGCCAAATTGTCATAACAGTATCTTTACAAAATTGTTCCAATGAGACTGAAATATTGTCATGTTTAGGCAATAAATTGACAGGGGCACTTGCAGTCAAATTAAGTAATGCTGGCAATGAAATTGAGTCATATCTGAATTGTGAAAAGGATTTGGActcaattatattttctataacTTTGAGTCCATTTACACATCTTTGTAAATCTTCTGGCTCTTTGAAGTAATTAAATGTTATTGATGGATTGTCATTCGGGTTCCGGGTTCGGAGCTCCAAATGTCCAGTGGATATTGGAcccattattttttctaatatgaATCCTCCTCTAAATGCTGCTGCATCTAGTGCATTCATTGAATTTATTGCCTTTTCTAAGGCTTCTGGTGTTCTTTGCTTTGGTGGCACTGTTGATAGCTGTCCAATCTGAAAGCAAATggctattttttaaatattgtactaaaataaacataaaagacTATAATGAGCTTCACTTAGGCCCATTTAACATTAAGTTAGAGAAAGTTTGGGCCTCACAAGATTATACATACATTTTGTAGTATGTAGTATAACTTATGTATACCAATAATATACCATGTATTTTAACATGtcttaatttttcattattaataATCTTATTATAGTCTGTTTGAccaaaattttacttattttgaaaaacattttaattagACGTTCTTTTTGACAAAGTATTTTCAAAGATTAACAGTTGTATTTGACTAATCAATTTGCAAAGCAAATTTGCTAATATTAGAACAATAATTTGTGCTTGACCAAGGTTCCAAAAGTGTTTCTAAGAAaaagttaaatcatttttttgccATTATATAGAAAGATTTCTATTGATACTATATTATAGACTACAACTTCAAATTAGAAAAGGATTTAACTTATATGTACCGATAATGTCTTAACTTTTATGATAAGTTACCAATCTTATTTTCCAGGTCACTACACCTATATATTACGAATGATAAACCGTATATATTAGATAGCTTGATACtctaaaatatatgtatatcctcagtgtatataagttaaaatcaCGAGAAAAAATTTACCTTCGGGGAGAACATTCCATAATCACTCTGACTACTACGATAACCAGAGAAATTCTCGCCGGAGGCAGCTTCAATATAACTTCCAAATCTTGTAATACCCACAACTTGTATAAGAGAAACTTCAACAGGTACAGGTGATGGCACAAATATTGCATTCATTGGGTTATCCATCATCCTTTGTCCAACATTGGGCTGGTCCAATACAACTGTAATGTTATGGGCCTTTAAATGTTCTGATGGGCCTACACCACTTAACATTAACATTTGTGGGCTTCCAAGTGCCCCAGATGATACTATTACTTCATTCATTTCTCCTCTTCTTAAATATGCTTTGTGTTTTTTTCCTAATGCATCTCTAAATATTACACCATGAGCTTTTGGTCTTGATAATCCTGCACAAAGTTAATCAAGTACTACTTTATTAAtcataaattagaaaaaataaaatgaacttcATTAGTTAATCTCACGTAAACAATGTAACCATCTATCctgacttgacacggagtttaagaaagataAAATACTAACTTTTGAAACATATagtctaaaataagtcatagtTGTTTGTGTGACTACAAATCATCTCATTAAGcgtaaaatatacattttaaagttaaattattgcTAATCTGACTAAATGATAagtatgtcatataaattgcaATGGAGAGAGTATATTACACTTGATAAAATGTTCTTATAGTCATAGAATTGTCATGACATATTTAAGTATACTTTTGATACGTGTCAAAAGTCTAGCTTCCATAATGTCACTGACAATGTATACAGCCAATTGAGGGAGGGGTTTTTAGGGATCACAACCCTTTATCCATTTTTCTATCGTAATTTTATATTAAGTCAAACAGTATCACATAAATAAAACGAAAttctaatttctttttctttatttgcatGAGAATATACGTACCTCTAGTTTTGAACATGATTTTGTGAACGGTAGCATGCAAAAGTAGAGTAATTCCACTAGGGTTAGCATACTCAAGTAGATCGGCAGCCGTGTGCCGACGTCCGGCGGCATCGAAAATCGTTCCCCCAATTTTAGTTCCATTAATATGATCATACGTAAATCCATTGTACGGCACCACCCCTGACTCCACAAGACCGTCGCGCACGGCGGATTGCCACTGCCTCACCGGCGGCTGAAACGCCACTTTATTTTCCACCCAAACATACGATTCGTTCACCAGCTTTCCGTCCCATCCAACACTGCTCACATACTTGGGGCCGGCGCGTGAGTAAAATCCGGCGTTTAAACAACTTCCGCCGCCCAAAACGCGTGCACGCGCGTTGATTACACCGTCCTCGGAAATGAATCGCTGAGATGGCGATTTCGGTGAGAGATCGGAAAGTGCAGATCCGAATGTCGATAAATATGTGATATTAGGATTTCCGTAAGGCGAACCGCCGCGCTCTAGTAGAAGTACGTGGTACTTCTGAGAGAGCGTGGCGGCTAATGGGCAGCCGGCGGTGCCGCCGCCGATGATTATGTAGTCGTAATGCGATATCTCCGGTGCTGTAGTTGCTTGGCGCATAAATGAGTAATTTGGAGCtgcaaatttatacaaaaagagtttaaatttttgtaaataaacaaaaatgaatttaatttttatgccataaaaaaaactttaattttaaa
This genomic stretch from Solanum stenotomum isolate F172 chromosome 10, ASM1918654v1, whole genome shotgun sequence harbors:
- the LOC125841800 gene encoding molybdenum cofactor sulfurase-like — protein: MQSPCFNCLCCQNSHGEKNPSSKIGIIITCHREFIDAVASSIQPNSQFTNHECLPSCAELFSNLQEVYPHYSQTNLADEIRANEYYHLTLSKHVCFDYIGNGLFSYYQQQNMIKSHPIHNSIASSSSAPPPPPPTHNEPFFNISYKSVSLTTQLLYGGQESDIERKMRKRIMKYMNLSNHDYSMVFTANQSSAFKLLADSYPFESNPNLLTVYDHENEAVEGMIDNAKKKGAKVVSAEFSWPNLRINSRKLRKTLSVKKKQGLFVFPLQSKVTGTRYSYQWMNIAQENGWHVVFEASALGPKDMETLGLSIFQPDFLICNFYKVFGENPSGFCGLFVKNSTISQLNKSSTSLGIIRLVPVDAKSFEHKNDSSSSISSEYNQENSVSEFEEMSDQEPKTLFEILNWGNKSNEKTLSTTTTSLECRGLDHADKLGLILTSNRARYLINWLINALTRLQHPHTEDIHHPLVKIYGSKIHFNRGPAVAFNVFDWKGQKIDPTLVQKLADRHNISLSCAFLKHIWFSKMYDDEKNTILESCDGDNYNNNKKKKKKKKEKLSFGVSVISVSIGMMTNFEDLYKLWSFIARFLDADFVEKEKWRYKALNQTTIEV
- the LOC125842090 gene encoding protein HOTHEAD; protein product: MKFDLIIAALLGIFLFHGFCSSEKAPNYSFMRQATTAPEISHYDYIIIGGGTAGCPLAATLSQKYHVLLLERGGSPYGNPNITYLSTFGSALSDLSPKSPSQRFISEDGVINARARVLGGGSCLNAGFYSRAGPKYVSSVGWDGKLVNESYVWVENKVAFQPPVRQWQSAVRDGLVESGVVPYNGFTYDHINGTKIGGTIFDAAGRRHTAADLLEYANPSGITLLLHATVHKIMFKTRGLSRPKAHGVIFRDALGKKHKAYLRRGEMNEVIVSSGALGSPQMLMLSGVGPSEHLKAHNITVVLDQPNVGQRMMDNPMNAIFVPSPVPVEVSLIQVVGITRFGSYIEAASGENFSGYRSSQSDYGMFSPKIGQLSTVPPKQRTPEALEKAINSMNALDAAAFRGGFILEKIMGPISTGHLELRTRNPNDNPSITFNYFKEPEDLQRCVNGLKVIENIIESKSFSQFRYDSISLPALLNLTASAPVNLLPKHDNISVSLEQFCKDTVMTIWHYHGGCQVGNVIDQDYKVIGVDNLRVIDGSTFNYSPGTNPQATVMMLGRYMGVRIVNERLAKEESNH